A segment of the Ipomoea triloba cultivar NCNSP0323 chromosome 1, ASM357664v1 genome:
GTTAATTTAGTTTCACTATCCTGTTTATGTTAAATATACATTTGTCAGTATTGTTTGTGCTCGTCTTAGCTTAATGGTGATAGGAGAAGATTAAAACAGTACTTTGTTAAAAATACTGGAGGTTAATGTTGAGATGTACTATTTACGCCTACTTTGTTTTCCACATCATATCAAGATGAATTTGTACTCATTTAGAAAATCTTATGTTCATAAAACTGTCTGCCATAGGTTCAAGCAGTGCTCTTGCTTTTGGGGGGACCTGATATTCCTACTGCTGTGCCCACTGTTGATGTTCCTTTGAATAGCAAGGTAATTATGTAAACAATAATATGTTATTTAcatcattttcaaatttcaatgaTCTGATATGTAGTATGACAGGTTGAGGATGATACGCCAAAGCACCCCAATCTTTCAAGAAGAATAGCCTCTCTGGTTAGGTTCCGTGAGAAGAGGAAGGAGAGATGTTATGATAAGAAAATTAGATACACTGTCCGGAAGGAGGTTGCTCAAAGGTAAACAATAATGTGTTGCTTGAATTCCTTGAACTATTCCTTTGGTGCCATAAGAAAAGCTTCGTATTGTTATGCTTGCATTATGAAATATTCGGCCATAAACAACTGATGTACTggaatctttcccttttagaggAATAAAAAACTAGAAGaatgttatcaattaattttttaacataaTAGCTGACTTTTGATTTAACCATATTCTAATcatgtctaattttttttttttgagttattgACTTAATCAGTTAATCTTCTACTGCAAATAGAAAGCAGCTTTTTATACTTGCATGCTCTTTCAGCTATAGTCTGccttgattgaatatataatagGATGCACCGGAAGAATGGTCAATTTGCATCATTGAAGGGAGGTTCAGGGTCATCCAGTTGGGATCCATCGAACTGTGTCCTTGAAGATGGTACACCGCAATCAGAAACTGTGTGAGTTGGAATCTCTCACTCTAATGATTGGGCATTTAGAAACTCAATTTATTACTGCCCTTGTATGCATAGAGTGCCATTCtcatttaaatttattgttaCTTTTTGTGTATCTTTCAGTCCTCGTAGATGTCACCATTGTGGTGTTAGTGAGAATTGTACTCCAGCAATGCGTCGCGGGCCTGATGGACCAAGAACACTTTGTAATGCATGCGGGCTAAAGTGGGCAAACAAGGTCTGCCAAATCTTTTCTTTGTATGGTTTGTTCTAAAAATAGTCAAGTTCTGttcctttttccatttttggtcaatTACACAAAGCACCTTCTATTAATGCTCACAATAAAGTAATCCTTCTATTCTACTCTCTCAAAATTTCTAGGAAGTTTCTGTGAAGAGCCATTTTGTTTCCAACCagttttctttcttcctttcccCGACTGAAATGAAATGCATTATTAACTCATTTTTGCAATACCCTACCAGTATTTTGGTGGTTTATTTAATTGGAATCTCTATGTTTTTCTCTCGCGTATCTAATAATATGGACAGGGAACATTGAGAGATTTAAGCAAGGGAGGGAGGATCATTTCTCTGGATCACAGAGAGCTGGTGTGCTTCTTTAGCAACAAAACAATATACTGTTATTAGTATTGGATTGGCAATCAGTGTCCATCTAGTTACTTTTTCTGAGAAagtaaaatagttttttttttttttttgcaggatACACCAACTGATATCAAGCCTTCTGTCCTTCAAAATGAGAGCTTCCCTCAGAATCAGGATGAACTTGTATGAAACCTTGGACTTGTTACAACAAGGATACTGTATTAAGGATAAAGATAAATCATTCTTACACGGCTATAGTGCATGTAGGGAACTCCTGGAGATCATTTGAAAACTGCAACTCTAGGAACTCAAGATCATTCAGATAATCATAATGAGGTATTTGTGAAAGAAATTTTGATTTCATTTCCCTTGCAAAAGATAACTGCTCTGTAACTATATTTACTAATCCCCATCCCcccacaaattttttttttattatcagaTATATCTATGAAAATTTGTAAACagacagatttttttttttcctgtccTTTTCTACTTATTGACAAAAGAAGGGATTATCTTGTGACTTGTGTGCAGAATTTGCCTGGAAATGGCAAGGATCGTGCTAACAAGATTCCTGATGTTATTGTCCGATCTCCAGGCCACATTGATGTGCAGGTATTACATTCATGTACTAATGTACTATAATATGTTATTCAAGAACTCCAAAAACCAAAATACACTGTTTCGATGACATGGTGAACAGTGCAATGATGCTCTTTCTGGCTTTACACAACAATTACTCAGTTTAATAATCTGATTTGCAGGAAACACTAGTTGACTTTGGAAATGGTTCTGAAACAGAGATGGATATTCCTGCAAACTTTGAATAGTATGCCCAGTCCCCAAACTGGCATATTacccaaatttatttttataaattctctaacttcttTGTGGAATGCAGAGgttggatatatatatgattctgTCAGCAGCTTGACTGTATATAGTTGTTGGGTTGACTTGTAACATATGCTAGAGTGCATAGAAGGCAATTTATACTAACCACCCTTACAAGTTGTAATATGGGAAAAAATGGGTGTTTATATTTGACTATTTGAGTGCTGAGATGACATTTATAATTATGGGGTATACGGATGTATGAAGGGTGTCGTGGATAAATCAAACAATCCCACTCAGTTTATGTACATAGAAAGTGTTGGTTGTGAGTACTTGGAAGAATTAGAATGGCGGCGTGTTTATTAGTAAAATCTCCATATAAAAATAAGGAATTAGGAATATCAtaaaattacggagtaatatttatacaCCAAAGAATAGGGCAGATAAATGAAGCAAAGGCATTTATTTatctttgtttatttaactcatTTACAGAGTAAGAGTAGCATCATATCCTAAACTTTATTGATGCCATTACGGACTCTCAGGTCCAAATATTCACTCTACCGGACCCTATCTTTCCGAATTCatgagtaaaaaaataaaacataactCTACTACTCGGGGTCATTTACACTTATTTCCTAGGTGCATAATTATTTGGAAACGACCCGTACCTGGCTGGAACAGAGGCTGTTGCAGAGGTTCATAAAGAAGGCAGTGCATTCCATTTCAACAGTATGCTCTTAAATTCCTATTCACGTTCTTCCTTATTTTCACCTTCTTCCTTATTTTCACCTTCTTCACGTTCTTCCTCGTATGGCGAGGATTCGCTTGAAGAATCGCTGTTATCAGGAGGGGATGTGGGAATTGATTCTCCATCCACGGAAGATACAGCTGATGTTGAAATGAACAAGTTTATGCGCATTGCACAGATGAAAATACAAACAAACACACTAGAAAGAAACTGAAAATGGAAGGAAGGAAGGATCACCTTGCTGCAGTCCTGGGTTGAACTTCTTGGTGTGGCGCCTAATCAATTTCTTGGCTCTTGATCCCGACAGTTGCCTGGCGATAGGAGAGAACTCTGCTTCGCTTTCACTCCACTCACCCTGTAGTATTTCATTTTCTCCATCACCCCTCATCTTCCGTAGCACTAAGTTCTTTGCCTTACGCTTCTGAGAACTGAACAGCCCCCTTACAGACGTCACAAATCCATCGCCTGCATCAGTGGGACGCTTGGGCCATGAATCCGATTTTCCAGCTGAACCTCCATCATCATCTATCACCATATCAATGCTGGGACCAGTGCCACTATGGTCTTTATGACTGTGGTCTTTACCTAATTTAAACTTCTTAACCTGTATGGTTTGAATGTATGTATTTTCATAATAACATCCATAACATAATCACCAATACAAGGGAAGGATAACATAAAAGTGTCGTGGTGTTCTTGATCAAGTACCTGCATTCCCGTTACAGATTTTAATACTCCCCATATGATGTGTTTCTTAACTCGGGAGAATAGCCTCCCCCAGGTTCCCGTAAACTCAGCACAACTGAATGGATCCATCAGCAATCTTAGATC
Coding sequences within it:
- the LOC116021174 gene encoding GATA transcription factor 24-like isoform X1 codes for the protein MAANPQPLQAIPVGDHAPPAVSLDDVDDDNGTYEEDTMDEEEYSRVNSKKHRAGSLTERLKGGVVVASRTSELTLAFEGEVYVFPAVTPEKVQAVLLLLGGPDIPTAVPTVDVPLNSKVEDDTPKHPNLSRRIASLVRFREKRKERCYDKKIRYTVRKEVAQRMHRKNGQFASLKGGSGSSSWDPSNCVLEDGTPQSETVPRRCHHCGVSENCTPAMRRGPDGPRTLCNACGLKWANKGTLRDLSKGGRIISLDHRELDTPTDIKPSVLQNESFPQNQDELGTPGDHLKTATLGTQDHSDNHNENLPGNGKDRANKIPDVIVRSPGHIDVQETLVDFGNGSETEMDIPANFE
- the LOC116021174 gene encoding GATA transcription factor 24-like isoform X2, with translation MAANPQPLQAIPVGDHAPPAVSLDDVDDDNGTYEEDTMDEEEYSRVNSKKHRAGSLTERLKGGVVVASRTSELTLAFEGEVYVFPAVTPEKVQAVLLLLGGPDIPTAVPTVDVPLNSKVEDDTPKHPNLSRRIASLVRFREKRKERCYDKKIRYTVRKEVAQRMHRKNGQFASLKGGSGSSSWDPSNCVLEDGTPQSETVPRRCHHCGVSENCTPAMRRGPDGPRTLCNACGLKWANKGTLRDLSKGGRIISLDHRELDTPTDIKPSVLQNESFPQNQDELL